In Anopheles gambiae chromosome 2, idAnoGambNW_F1_1, whole genome shotgun sequence, a single window of DNA contains:
- the LOC1273645 gene encoding sodium/hydrogen exchanger 9B2 isoform X7: MRLAFLFVGAQACGVLVSLTGLPDMLGMLFWGVLYANVGWADFAGYERVEVFLREMALVNIMLLAGLGLDYDALRSLFRFIMQLTLVPTVAEVAAVAVLSHYLLALPWLWGVLLGLVVTAISPNVVVTVLLRLREERLGLNKGIHTLIIAMTSCNDVLAIFLFGVILGVIFSTGDLTSQILQGPIGIVIGLVYGSLCGLALLYLPSYQAKYTNGLRFAMTALAGTLSVVGSKKVGYPSAGALGCIVTAFVAGTGWRKRPPTECNEVSMYLDLLWKFLKPVSFSLIGKEVKFSVLEGETVLYGFVTLLVAVLLRLIASYLSTVGSELNWKEKAYVTLAGFPKATVQAALGPAALDLARSVNATDEYGRAQTVLIVTVLAIILTAPLGALLMIKLAPRWLKRSTDERTDQYS; the protein is encoded by the exons ATGCGGCTCGCCTTTCTGTTCGTGGGCGCCCAGGCCTGCGGCGTGCTCGTCTCGCTGACCGGCCTGCCCGACATGCTCGGCATGCTGTTCTGGGGCGTCCTGTACGCGAACGTTGGCTGGGCCGACTTTGCCGGGTACGAGCGGGTCGAGGTGTTTCTGCGCGAGATGGCACTCGTCAACATTATGCTGCTGGCCGGGCTCGGGCTGGACTACGACGCCCTCCGGTCGCTGTTTCGCTTCATCATGCAGCTCACGCTGGTGCCGACGGTGGCCGAGGTTGCGGCCGTGGCCGTACTCTCCCATTACCTGCTCGCCCTACCGTGGCTGTGGGGCGTTTTGCTCGG CCTGGTCGTTACTGCCATCTCGCCGAACGTCGTCGTGACGGTGCTGCTGCGCCTGCGGGAGGAACGGCTCGGGCTGAACAAAGGCATTCACACATTAATCATCGCCATGACAAGCTGTAATGATGTGCTGGCAATTTTCCTGTTCGGCGTCATCCTGGGGGTGATATTTTCCACCG GCGATCTTACCAGCCAGATCCTGCAGGGACCGATCGGTATCGTGATCGGGCTGGTGTACGGCAGCCTGTGCGGGCTTGCCCTGCTGTACCTGCCCTCGTACCAGGCG AAGTACACCAACGGGTTGCGGTTCGCGATGACGGCCCTCGCCGGCACGCTGTCGGTGGTGGGCAGCAAAAAGGTGGGCTACCCGTCGGCCGGTGCGCTCGGTTGCATCGTAACCGCGTTCGTGGCCGGTACCGGGTGGCGCAAGCGGCCCCCGACCGAGTGCAACGAGGTGAGCATGTACCTGGATCTGCTGTGGAAGTTTCTCAAGCCCGTCTCGTTCTCGCTGATCGGGAAGGAGGTAAAGTTTTCCGTACTCGAAGGTGAAACCGTCCTGTACGGGTTTGTGACGCTGCTGGTTGCGGTGCTG TTGCGATTGATTGCCTCCTACCTGTCGACGGTGGGCAGCGAGCTGAACTGGAAGGAGAAGGCGTACGTCACGCTGGCCGGCTTCCCGAAAGCTACCGTCCAGGCGGCCCTCGGACCGGCCGCCCTCGATCTTGCCCGCAGCGTGAACGCGACGGACGAGTACGGCCGGGCGCAGACCGTGCTGATCGTGACGGTGCTGGCGATCATACTGACTGCACCGCTCGGCGCACTGCTCATGATCAAGCTGGCCCCGCGCTGGCTAAAGCGATCGACCGACGAGCGGACGGACCAGTACAGCTGA